In Pengzhenrongella sicca, a single genomic region encodes these proteins:
- a CDS encoding pseudouridine synthase, which produces MSTSTGDNGPNRGQRGAGRGDNRASGPRRPTLGRPARRPEPVEPERDVHDPTGVRLQKVLATAGLGSRRACESLISDGRVTVDGVQVRELGVRVDPKAAVIHLDGMRIQLDTSLITVALNKPLGIVSTMHDPEGRPSLAQFVADRDERLFHIGRLDAETEGLLLLTNDGELANRLAHPSHLVPKTYLAHVEGRVASNVGNKMLHGIMLEDGIAKVDRYHIVDSTPQAALIEIVLHEGRNRIVRRLFEEVGHPVNRLVRTQIGPIKLGDLRTGTTRVLSQPEVGSLMAQVGM; this is translated from the coding sequence GTGAGCACGAGCACAGGCGACAACGGACCGAACCGCGGGCAGCGCGGAGCCGGCCGAGGTGACAACCGGGCGAGCGGCCCGCGACGCCCGACCCTCGGGCGACCCGCGCGCCGGCCCGAGCCCGTCGAGCCCGAGCGCGACGTGCACGACCCGACCGGCGTGCGCCTGCAGAAGGTGCTCGCCACGGCGGGCCTCGGCTCGCGGCGCGCGTGCGAGAGCCTCATCTCGGACGGCCGGGTGACCGTCGACGGCGTCCAGGTCCGCGAGCTGGGCGTCCGGGTCGACCCGAAGGCCGCGGTGATCCACCTCGACGGCATGCGGATCCAGCTCGACACCTCGCTGATCACGGTCGCGCTCAACAAGCCGCTCGGCATCGTCTCCACGATGCACGACCCCGAGGGCCGGCCGTCGCTCGCCCAGTTCGTCGCCGACCGCGACGAGCGCCTGTTCCACATCGGCCGGCTCGACGCCGAGACCGAGGGCCTGCTGCTCCTGACCAACGACGGCGAGCTCGCCAACCGGCTCGCGCACCCGTCGCACCTGGTCCCCAAGACGTACCTCGCGCACGTCGAGGGCCGGGTCGCGAGCAACGTCGGCAACAAGATGCTGCACGGCATCATGCTCGAGGACGGCATCGCGAAGGTCGACCGCTACCACATCGTCGACTCCACGCCGCAGGCCGCGCTCATCGAGATCGTGCTGCACGAGGGCCGCAACCGCATCGTCCGCCGCCTGTTCGAGGAGGTCGGCCACCCGGTCAACCGCCTCGTGCGCACGCAGATCGGCCCGATCAAGCTGGGCGACCTGCGCACCGGCACCACGCGCGTGCTCAGCCAGCCCGAGGTCGGCTCGCTCATGGCCCAGGTCGGGATGTGA
- a CDS encoding ParA family protein has translation MSSQAPSGSSAPQDEPLLDPVGRPLPDFPVPVPLGSHGPARIIALCNQKGGVGKTTTTINLGAALAEYGRRVLIVDFDPQGAASVGLGVSPHELDLTVYNLLMERRAVIADIICTTSIENLDLLPANIDLSAAEVQLVGEVARESALSRVLRPVMEDYDVILIDCQPSLGLLTVNALTAAHGVLIPLECEFFALRGVALLVETIEKVRDRLNPRLEVDGILATMYDPRTLHSREVISRVKEAFGDTLLHTVVGRTVKFPDSSISAEPITTYAPAHAGAIAYRQLARELVARGDAA, from the coding sequence GTGAGTAGCCAGGCCCCTTCCGGATCGTCCGCCCCCCAGGACGAACCCCTGCTGGACCCGGTCGGGCGACCGCTGCCCGACTTCCCGGTGCCCGTGCCGCTCGGTTCGCACGGTCCCGCGCGCATCATCGCGCTGTGCAACCAGAAGGGTGGCGTCGGCAAGACGACGACCACCATCAACCTGGGCGCCGCGCTCGCCGAGTACGGCCGCCGGGTGCTCATCGTCGACTTCGACCCGCAGGGCGCCGCCTCCGTCGGCCTCGGCGTGAGCCCGCACGAGCTCGACCTCACCGTGTACAACCTGCTGATGGAGCGCCGCGCGGTCATCGCGGACATCATCTGCACGACCAGCATCGAGAACCTCGACCTGCTGCCGGCCAACATCGACCTGTCCGCCGCCGAGGTCCAGCTCGTGGGCGAGGTCGCGCGCGAGTCCGCGCTCAGCCGCGTGCTGCGCCCGGTCATGGAGGACTACGACGTCATCCTGATCGACTGCCAGCCGTCCCTCGGCCTGCTCACGGTCAACGCCCTGACGGCCGCGCACGGCGTGCTCATCCCGCTCGAGTGCGAGTTCTTCGCGCTGCGCGGCGTCGCGCTGCTCGTCGAGACGATCGAGAAGGTCCGCGACCGGCTCAACCCGCGGCTCGAGGTCGACGGCATCCTCGCCACGATGTACGACCCCCGCACGCTGCACTCGCGCGAGGTCATCTCGCGCGTGAAGGAGGCGTTCGGCGACACGCTGCTGCACACCGTCGTGGGCCGCACCGTGAAGTTCCCCGACTCGTCGATCTCCGCCGAGCCGATCACGACGTACGCGCCGGCGCACGCGGGCGCGATCGCCTACCGGCAGCTGGCCCGAGAGCTCGTCGCCCGTGGCGACGCGGCCTGA
- a CDS encoding prephenate dehydrogenase — protein sequence MSLDAPAPVATRGPVRVVGTGLLGASVGLALSTRGVDVVLSDPSRTALALARDVGAGRLPADDDAPVTLVVVAAPPDVTADVVAAELRAHPHAIVTDLASVKGYVLADLRAAGADLTRYVGSHPMAGRERSGPAAALPDLFVGRPWVVIDSGESSAAALLAVRALATDLGAVPRAMDPAEHDDAVAVVSHLPQVAASLVAARLRDAPNAALDLSGQGLRDVTRIAASDAGLWTSILAANAASVGAVLVELRADLDRVIDALASAAAPGAAPETVPGALGVLARSIAQGNAGVARIPGKHGGTPRVYAVVTVLVPDVPGELARLLTDVGAAGVNLEDLQLEHSSGRPVGMAAISVLPGRAEHLERELTARGWRLAS from the coding sequence GTGAGCCTCGACGCACCCGCGCCGGTCGCCACGCGCGGTCCGGTCCGGGTCGTCGGCACGGGCCTGCTCGGCGCCAGCGTGGGGCTCGCCCTGAGCACGCGCGGCGTCGACGTCGTGCTGTCCGATCCCTCGCGCACCGCGCTGGCCCTGGCCCGCGACGTCGGGGCCGGTCGCCTGCCCGCCGACGACGACGCGCCCGTCACCCTGGTCGTCGTCGCCGCGCCGCCCGACGTGACGGCCGACGTCGTCGCGGCCGAGCTGCGCGCCCACCCGCACGCGATCGTGACCGACCTCGCGAGCGTCAAGGGCTACGTGCTCGCCGACCTGCGCGCCGCGGGCGCGGACCTGACCCGGTACGTCGGCTCGCACCCGATGGCCGGCCGCGAGCGGTCCGGACCCGCCGCCGCGCTGCCCGACCTGTTCGTGGGCCGCCCGTGGGTCGTCATCGACTCCGGCGAGTCCTCCGCGGCGGCGCTGCTCGCCGTCCGGGCCCTCGCCACCGACCTCGGTGCCGTCCCGCGCGCGATGGACCCCGCCGAGCACGACGACGCCGTCGCGGTCGTCTCGCACCTGCCGCAGGTCGCGGCGAGCCTCGTGGCCGCGCGGCTGCGTGACGCGCCGAACGCCGCCCTCGACCTGTCCGGCCAGGGCCTGCGGGACGTGACCCGGATCGCCGCGAGCGACGCGGGGCTGTGGACGTCGATCCTGGCCGCCAACGCGGCGTCGGTAGGCGCGGTGCTCGTCGAGCTGCGCGCCGACCTGGACCGCGTCATCGACGCGCTCGCCTCGGCGGCCGCGCCGGGCGCCGCGCCCGAGACCGTGCCCGGCGCGCTCGGCGTGCTCGCCCGCTCGATCGCCCAGGGCAACGCGGGCGTCGCCCGCATCCCCGGCAAGCACGGTGGCACGCCCCGCGTGTACGCGGTCGTCACCGTGCTCGTCCCCGACGTGCCGGGCGAGCTCGCCCGGCTGCTCACCGACGTCGGCGCCGCCGGCGTCAACCTCGAAGACCTGCAGCTCGAGCACTCCTCGGGCCGGCCCGTCGGGATGGCGGCCATCTCGGTGCTGCCCGGCCGCGCAGAACACCTTGAACGGGAGCTGACCGCGCGCGGTTGGCGCCTGGCCAGCTGA
- a CDS encoding segregation and condensation protein A: protein MATRPDAPPDALPASPVGSSAFEVHLENFSGPFDLLLGLISKHKLDITEVALAEVTDEFIGYLRAADAAGGPRWDLGQASEFLVIAATLLDLKAARLLPAGAVEDAEDLELLEARDLLFARLLQYRAYKQVAASIAERLAAEGRRFPRTVTLEPAYAALLPELLWKIGPAELAALAARAITPKPAAPGVDLSHVYAPLVSVREQAAILVDRLRRGGAASFRALVADAESTLVTVVRFLALLELFREGAVGFEQVTPLGELTVRWTGADDGDVTAIDDYVIDDYVGDGQQPEGTPT, encoded by the coding sequence GTGGCGACGCGGCCTGACGCCCCGCCGGACGCCCTGCCCGCGAGCCCGGTCGGCAGCTCCGCGTTCGAGGTCCACCTCGAGAACTTCTCGGGACCGTTCGACCTGCTGCTCGGGCTGATCTCCAAGCACAAGCTCGACATCACGGAGGTCGCGCTCGCCGAGGTGACGGACGAGTTCATCGGCTACCTCCGGGCGGCCGACGCCGCGGGCGGTCCGCGCTGGGACCTCGGCCAGGCGAGCGAGTTCCTCGTGATCGCCGCAACGCTGCTCGACCTCAAGGCCGCGCGCCTGCTGCCCGCCGGCGCCGTCGAGGACGCCGAGGACCTCGAGCTGCTCGAGGCGCGCGACCTGCTCTTCGCGCGGCTGCTGCAGTACCGCGCGTACAAGCAGGTCGCGGCGTCGATCGCCGAGCGGCTCGCGGCGGAAGGCCGGCGCTTCCCCCGCACGGTGACGCTCGAGCCCGCGTACGCGGCGCTGCTGCCCGAGCTGCTGTGGAAGATCGGCCCGGCCGAGCTCGCCGCGCTCGCCGCTCGGGCGATCACGCCGAAGCCCGCCGCGCCCGGCGTCGACCTCAGCCACGTCTACGCGCCGCTCGTGAGCGTCCGCGAGCAGGCCGCGATCCTCGTCGACCGGCTCCGGCGCGGGGGAGCGGCGTCCTTCCGCGCCCTGGTCGCCGACGCCGAGTCGACGCTTGTGACGGTCGTGCGCTTCCTCGCGCTGCTCGAGCTGTTCCGCGAGGGCGCCGTCGGGTTCGAGCAGGTCACGCCCCTGGGCGAGCTCACCGTGCGATGGACCGGCGCCGACGACGGCGACGTCACCGCGATCGACGACTACGTGATCGACGACTACGTCGGCGACGGCCAGCAGCCCGAGGGAACCCCCACATGA
- a CDS encoding lysophospholipid acyltransferase family protein has product MPPAPWPFGPRWSRHVGRALAHGFWATEVSGTEHIPATGPVLYAANHANVIDGPLLVGASPRPVHVLVKSEMFVGPVGLVLRAAGQIPVDRDSSRLALQQGLAVLRRGGAVGVFPEGARGRGDVASSRAGVAWLALTGHAPVVPVALIGTRRTGEGINHLPGLRRPLVVQFGAPLTFDRGPGTSGRAALEQANEAIRVALAALVLAATARSGLVPPADDPSVLGAGSE; this is encoded by the coding sequence GTGCCCCCCGCGCCGTGGCCGTTCGGCCCTCGCTGGTCCCGCCACGTCGGCCGGGCGCTCGCCCACGGGTTCTGGGCGACCGAGGTGAGCGGGACCGAGCACATCCCGGCGACCGGGCCGGTCCTGTACGCCGCGAACCACGCCAACGTCATCGACGGGCCGCTGCTGGTCGGCGCCTCGCCGCGGCCGGTGCACGTGCTGGTCAAGTCCGAGATGTTCGTCGGCCCGGTCGGGCTCGTGCTGCGCGCCGCCGGGCAGATCCCGGTCGACCGGGACAGCAGCCGCCTGGCCCTGCAGCAGGGCCTGGCGGTGCTGCGGCGCGGGGGAGCGGTCGGCGTGTTCCCCGAGGGCGCCCGCGGGCGCGGCGACGTCGCGAGCTCGCGCGCCGGCGTCGCCTGGCTTGCGCTGACGGGCCACGCCCCCGTCGTCCCGGTCGCCCTCATCGGGACGCGGCGCACGGGCGAGGGCATCAACCACCTCCCGGGGCTCCGGCGCCCGCTGGTGGTGCAGTTCGGGGCGCCGCTCACGTTCGATCGCGGTCCTGGGACGTCCGGCCGCGCGGCGCTGGAGCAGGCGAACGAGGCGATCCGGGTGGCGCTGGCCGCGCTCGTCCTGGCGGCGACGGCCCGCTCCGGGCTCGTGCCGCCGGCCGACGATCCGAGCGTTTTGGGGGCCGGTTCGGAGTAG
- a CDS encoding dihydrofolate reductase family protein — MGLIQIELFTTLDLVGQAPGGPDEDPIEFGFGGWQAPLLDEVTGAQIGAAYEGTDALLLGRRTYEIFAAYWPHQRGGADDDIATIFNRVPKYVASRGRPDLSWAGSTQLGPDLAAAVREVRDRHEQVRVVGSLNLVQTLLRERLFDVLDLWVHPIVLGVGKRVFDGGAVPTNLTLLGPPEAGPKGAVHLRYGLADGIPATGDMGARDT, encoded by the coding sequence GTGGGCTTGATCCAGATCGAGCTGTTCACCACCCTCGACCTCGTCGGGCAGGCGCCCGGCGGCCCCGACGAGGACCCGATCGAGTTCGGGTTCGGCGGGTGGCAGGCGCCGCTGCTGGACGAGGTCACCGGGGCGCAGATCGGCGCCGCCTACGAGGGCACGGACGCCCTCCTGCTGGGCCGGCGGACCTACGAGATCTTCGCCGCCTACTGGCCGCACCAGCGCGGCGGCGCCGACGACGACATCGCCACGATCTTCAACCGCGTCCCCAAGTACGTCGCGTCTCGCGGCCGGCCCGACCTCTCCTGGGCCGGGTCGACGCAGCTCGGGCCGGACCTCGCCGCCGCCGTGCGCGAGGTGCGCGACCGGCACGAGCAGGTGCGCGTCGTCGGGAGCCTGAACCTGGTGCAGACCCTGCTGCGGGAGAGGCTCTTCGACGTGCTCGACCTGTGGGTGCACCCGATCGTGCTCGGGGTCGGCAAGAGGGTCTTCGACGGCGGCGCGGTGCCCACGAACCTCACCCTGCTCGGGCCGCCGGAGGCCGGGCCGAAGGGCGCCGTGCACCTGCGCTACGGGCTCGCCGACGGCATCCCCGCGACCGGGGACATGGGCGCGCGCGATACGTAG
- a CDS encoding site-specific tyrosine recombinase XerD → MQEYLAHLTVERGLSANTLGAYRRDLQRYLAHLDTRGRLAPTDITPADVEDFVLALRTGSDGGAPLSASSTARTVVAVRGWHRFCALEGLVTVDPASAVRPPAQPKRLPKAISTADVERLLEAASVGDGPGPLRDRALLELVYSTGARISEAVGLDIDELDLTPGRAAVRLLGKGRKERMVPVGSYAVTAVEAYLVRARPILAATGTGTPALFLNTRGARLSRQSAWTVLRAAARRAQLPGADHISPHTLRHSFATHLLAGGADVRVVQELLGHASVTTTQIYTLVTPDTLREVYATSHPRAL, encoded by the coding sequence ATGCAGGAATACCTCGCGCACCTGACGGTCGAGCGCGGCTTGTCGGCGAACACGCTCGGCGCGTACCGGCGCGACCTGCAGCGCTACCTGGCCCACCTGGACACGCGCGGCCGCCTCGCGCCGACCGACATCACGCCCGCGGACGTCGAGGACTTCGTCCTCGCGCTGCGCACGGGGTCCGACGGCGGCGCGCCCCTGTCCGCGTCGTCGACGGCGCGGACGGTGGTCGCGGTGCGGGGCTGGCACCGGTTCTGCGCGCTCGAGGGCCTCGTCACGGTCGACCCGGCGAGCGCCGTCCGCCCCCCGGCGCAGCCCAAGCGGCTGCCGAAGGCGATCTCGACGGCCGACGTCGAGCGGCTGCTGGAGGCGGCGAGCGTCGGCGACGGCCCCGGGCCGCTGCGCGACCGCGCGCTGCTCGAGCTCGTGTACTCGACGGGCGCGCGGATCTCCGAGGCGGTCGGGCTCGACATCGACGAGCTCGACCTCACGCCCGGCCGGGCGGCCGTGCGGCTGCTGGGCAAGGGCCGCAAGGAGCGCATGGTGCCGGTCGGGTCGTACGCGGTCACGGCCGTCGAGGCCTACCTCGTGCGCGCCCGGCCCATCCTCGCGGCGACCGGCACCGGCACGCCGGCGCTGTTCCTCAACACGCGCGGCGCACGCCTGAGCCGCCAGAGCGCCTGGACCGTGCTGCGGGCCGCGGCGCGCCGCGCGCAGCTGCCCGGCGCCGACCACATCTCCCCGCACACGCTGCGGCACTCGTTCGCGACGCACCTGCTGGCCGGCGGGGCGGACGTGCGCGTGGTCCAGGAGCTGCTCGGGCACGCGTCGGTCACGACGACCCAGATCTACACGCTGGTGACCCCGGACACGCTCCGCGAGGTCTACGCGACCAGCCACCCCCGAGCGCTGTAG
- the cmk gene encoding (d)CMP kinase, with product MSDLAAVDTDAAPPTPLVIAIDGPSGSGKSSVSRRVAARLGLAYLDTGAMYRAATWWCLESGVPLVDGPAVAAAVAAMPLDMGVDPAHPTVSVGGVDLAEAIRRTEISAAVSSVATNLAVRAALGRLQRAAIDAEAEPGSFSGGRGVVAEGRDITTVVAPDATVRVLLTADEHSRLSRRARDVHGSDSASAMRATRDQVVRRDADDSTVVQFRVAADGVTTVDSSALDLEQTVQAVLDIVERVSGRTP from the coding sequence ATGAGTGACCTCGCCGCCGTCGACACCGACGCCGCGCCCCCGACCCCGCTCGTCATCGCCATCGACGGGCCCTCGGGCTCCGGCAAGTCGTCCGTCTCGCGGCGGGTCGCCGCCCGGCTCGGGCTCGCCTACCTCGACACGGGTGCGATGTACCGGGCCGCGACGTGGTGGTGCCTCGAGAGCGGCGTGCCGCTCGTGGACGGCCCCGCGGTCGCCGCCGCGGTCGCGGCGATGCCGCTCGACATGGGCGTCGACCCGGCCCACCCGACCGTGTCCGTGGGCGGGGTCGACCTCGCCGAGGCGATCCGGCGCACCGAGATCTCGGCCGCCGTCAGCTCCGTCGCGACGAACCTCGCGGTGCGCGCCGCGCTCGGCCGGCTCCAGCGCGCGGCGATCGACGCCGAGGCCGAGCCCGGTTCGTTCTCCGGCGGCCGCGGCGTCGTCGCCGAGGGGCGCGACATCACCACCGTCGTCGCGCCGGACGCGACCGTCCGCGTGCTGCTCACCGCGGACGAGCACTCGCGGCTGTCCCGCCGCGCCCGGGACGTCCACGGCTCGGACAGTGCGTCCGCCATGCGGGCGACCCGCGACCAGGTGGTGCGCCGCGACGCCGACGACTCGACCGTCGTCCAGTTCCGGGTCGCCGCCGACGGCGTCACGACCGTCGACTCGTCCGCGCTCGACCTCGAGCAGACGGTGCAGGCGGTGCTCGACATCGTCGAGCGGGTCAGCGGCCGGACCCCGTGA
- the scpB gene encoding SMC-Scp complex subunit ScpB — protein sequence MSDPSPTAIEPGPADAPEPGNDPAPEPSPGVAADELAFDVADLPGGALSTLEAVLMVADEPIPAATLATVLALPTATVERLLAELAAEYRGAGGGRPRGFDLRRAGAGWRIYTAPAYAAVVGRFVLDGQTARLTQAALETLAVVAYRQPVTRGQVSAVRGVNVDGVVRTLTSRGLVAEIGTEESSGAVLYGTTGYFLERMGLGSLDEMPPLAPYLPDFDAFEGVDDAAGDHT from the coding sequence ATGAGCGACCCGAGCCCCACCGCGATCGAGCCCGGCCCCGCCGACGCCCCCGAGCCCGGTAACGACCCCGCCCCCGAGCCAAGCCCCGGCGTCGCGGCCGATGAGCTCGCGTTCGACGTCGCCGACCTGCCCGGCGGCGCGCTGTCGACGCTCGAGGCCGTGCTGATGGTCGCGGACGAGCCGATCCCTGCCGCGACGCTCGCCACCGTGCTCGCGCTCCCGACCGCCACCGTCGAGCGCCTGCTCGCCGAGCTCGCGGCCGAGTACCGCGGCGCGGGCGGCGGGCGGCCCCGCGGGTTCGACCTGCGCCGCGCGGGCGCGGGTTGGCGGATCTACACGGCGCCCGCGTATGCCGCCGTCGTCGGCCGGTTCGTGCTGGACGGCCAGACCGCCCGACTGACCCAGGCCGCGCTGGAGACCCTCGCGGTCGTCGCGTACCGCCAGCCGGTCACGCGCGGGCAGGTCTCGGCCGTGCGCGGGGTCAACGTGGACGGCGTCGTGCGCACCCTCACGTCGCGCGGGCTGGTCGCCGAGATCGGCACCGAGGAGTCCAGTGGTGCCGTCTTGTACGGGACCACGGGATACTTCTTGGAGCGCATGGGCCTGGGGTCGCTCGACGAGATGCCCCCCTTGGCCCCGTACCTACCAGATTTCGACGCCTTCGAGGGCGTGGACGACGCAGCAGGAGACCACACGTGA
- the der gene encoding ribosome biogenesis GTPase Der, translating into MSGTDQTLPDAREPAPATPVEAAVVVASDEDRERALRAGLTAYELEEDDLALLEGGADGDDGDGSTAPLPVLAVVGRPNVGKSTLVNRILGRREAVVEDKPGVTRDRVSYRAEWAGRHFSVVDTGGWEVDAKGIQARVAEQAEIAISLADAVLFVVDAQVGPTATDERVVKLLRKAGKPVVLCANKVDGPRTESDATELWSLGLGEPHPVSALHGRGTGDLLDAAMKALPTESAFGEAMPAGGPRRVALVGRPNVGKSSLLNKVLGSQRVVVDDVAGTTRDPVDELVMLKDKPWWFVDTAGIRRRVHQTSGADFYASLRTQAAIEKAEVAVVLLDASVKMTEQDTRVISQVVEAGRALVIAYNKWDLMDEDRRSFLEKEFERDLVQVQWAPRINFSAKTGWHTDRLVPALERALASWETRISTGKLNSFLGELVAGHPHPLRGGKQPRILFATQAATCPPRFVLFSTGFIEAGYRRFIERRLREEFGFEGTPISISVRVREKRRR; encoded by the coding sequence ATGAGTGGAACCGACCAGACCCTTCCCGACGCGCGCGAGCCGGCACCGGCGACGCCCGTCGAGGCAGCAGTTGTAGTGGCCTCCGACGAGGACCGAGAGCGCGCGCTGCGCGCCGGCTTGACCGCCTACGAGCTCGAAGAGGACGACCTCGCCCTGCTGGAGGGCGGCGCCGATGGCGACGACGGGGACGGCTCGACCGCCCCGCTGCCCGTGCTCGCCGTCGTCGGCCGGCCGAACGTCGGCAAGTCGACGCTCGTCAACCGCATCCTCGGGCGCCGCGAGGCGGTCGTCGAGGACAAGCCGGGCGTCACGCGTGACCGCGTGAGCTACCGCGCCGAGTGGGCGGGCCGGCACTTCTCGGTCGTCGACACCGGCGGCTGGGAGGTCGACGCCAAGGGCATCCAGGCGCGCGTCGCCGAGCAGGCCGAGATCGCGATCTCGCTCGCGGACGCCGTGCTGTTCGTCGTGGACGCCCAGGTCGGGCCGACCGCGACCGACGAGCGCGTCGTCAAGCTGCTGCGCAAGGCCGGCAAGCCGGTCGTGCTGTGCGCCAACAAGGTGGACGGCCCGCGTACCGAGTCCGACGCGACCGAGCTGTGGAGCCTCGGGCTCGGCGAGCCGCACCCCGTCTCGGCCCTGCACGGGCGCGGCACCGGCGACCTCCTCGACGCCGCGATGAAGGCGCTGCCCACGGAGTCCGCGTTCGGCGAGGCCATGCCCGCCGGCGGCCCCCGCCGGGTCGCGCTCGTGGGCCGGCCGAACGTCGGCAAGTCCTCGCTCCTGAACAAGGTGCTGGGCAGCCAGCGCGTCGTCGTCGACGACGTCGCGGGCACGACGCGGGACCCGGTCGACGAGCTCGTGATGCTCAAGGACAAGCCGTGGTGGTTCGTCGACACCGCCGGCATCCGTCGCCGCGTGCACCAGACCAGCGGCGCCGACTTCTACGCCTCGCTGCGCACCCAGGCCGCGATCGAGAAGGCCGAGGTCGCCGTCGTGCTCCTCGACGCGAGCGTGAAGATGACCGAGCAGGACACCCGGGTCATCTCCCAGGTCGTCGAGGCCGGGCGCGCGCTCGTCATCGCGTACAACAAGTGGGACCTGATGGACGAGGACCGCCGCTCCTTCCTCGAGAAGGAGTTCGAGCGCGACCTCGTGCAGGTCCAGTGGGCGCCCCGGATCAACTTCTCGGCCAAGACCGGCTGGCACACCGACCGGCTCGTGCCGGCGCTCGAGCGGGCGCTCGCCTCGTGGGAGACGCGCATCTCGACCGGCAAGCTCAACTCGTTCCTCGGCGAGCTCGTCGCCGGGCACCCGCACCCGCTGCGCGGCGGCAAGCAGCCGCGCATCCTGTTCGCGACGCAGGCCGCGACCTGCCCGCCGCGGTTCGTCCTCTTCTCGACCGGCTTCATCGAGGCCGGCTACCGCCGCTTCATCGAGCGCCGCCTGCGAGAGGAGTTCGGCTTCGAAGGCACCCCGATCTCGATCTCGGTCCGGGTGCGGGAGAAGCGCCGGCGCTGA